A genomic stretch from Gopherus flavomarginatus isolate rGopFla2 chromosome 3, rGopFla2.mat.asm, whole genome shotgun sequence includes:
- the LOC127046410 gene encoding uncharacterized protein LOC127046410 has product MAPQYANIFMADLEQRFLSSRPLTPLLYLRYIDDIFIIWTHGKETLEKFHHDFNSFHPTINLSLDQSTREVHFLDTTVQISDGHINTTLYRKPTDRYAYLHASSFHPGHITRSIVYSQALRYNRICSDPSDRDQHLQNLHQAFSKLQYPHEEIRKQINRARRVPRSLLLQDKPKRETNRTPLAITYSPQLKPLQRIIKDLQPILDNDPTLSQALGGRPILAHRQPANLKHILTSNCTPHHNNSSSGTNPCNKPRCQLCPHIYTSDTITGPNQISHTITGSFTCTSTNVIYAIICQQCPSAMYIGQTGQSLRKRINGHKSDIRNGNIQKPVGEHFNLPGHTIADLKVAILQQKNFRTRLQRETAELQFICKFDTISSGLNKDCEWLANYRTSFSSLGFHTSTARTGPHPP; this is encoded by the coding sequence atggccccacaatatgccaatatcttcatggccgacctggaacaacgcttcctcagctctcgtccactcacaccccttctctatctacgctacattgatgacatcttcatcatctggacccatgggaaggagactctggaaaaattccaccatgatttcaacagcttccaccccaccatcaacctcagcctggaccaatctacacgggaggtccactttcttgacaccacggtgcaaataagtgatggtcacattaacaccaccctatatcgaaaacccaccgaccgctatgcctaccttcatgcctccagcttccatcccgggcacatcacacgatccattgtctacagccaagcactgaggtacaaccgcatctgctctgacccctcagacagagaccaacacctacaaaatctccaccaagcattctcaaaactacaatacccgcatgaggaaataaggaaacagatcaacagagccagacgtgtacccagaagcctcctactgcaagacaaacccaagagagaaaccaacaggactccgctggccatcacatacagcccccagctaaaacccctccaacgcatcatcaaagatctacaacccatcctggacaatgatcccacactttcacaggccttgggtggcaggccaatccttgcccacagacaacctgccaacctgaaacatattctcaccagtaactgcacaccacaccataataactctagctcaggaaccaatccatgcaacaaacctcgatgccaactctgcccacatatctacaccagcgacaccatcacaggacctaaccagatcagccacaccatcactggttcattcacctgcacatccaccaatgtaatatatgccatcatatgccagcaatgcccctctgctatgtacatcggccaaactggacagtctctacggaaaaggataaatggacacaaatcagacattaggaatggcaatatacaaaaacctgtaggagagcacttcaacctccctggccacactatagcagaccttaaggtggccatcctgcagcaaaaaaacttcaggaccagacttcaaagagaaactgctgagcttcagttcatctgcaaatttgacaccatcagctcaggattgaacaaagactgtgaatggcttgccaattacagaaccagtttctcctctcttggttttcacacctcaactgctagaacagggcctcatcctccctga